A stretch of the Haloarcula ordinaria genome encodes the following:
- a CDS encoding NUDIX hydrolase: MTSVGGTREDIQDRLARLEQDYGSVTVNQTTYEVEDDRYRRVAGGTDGEDAAVHVLVSNEADDVLVREGQRGWTIPQGLIESTETPEAAAERIVQENAGVDCTIEDVDSATITGYRNSDDPSAETVYQLRIVFTADIDDPSPADTEQVRWDDEPSLAEIESVR; the protein is encoded by the coding sequence ATGACAAGCGTTGGGGGGACGCGAGAGGACATCCAGGACCGGTTGGCACGCCTGGAACAGGACTACGGCTCTGTCACGGTGAACCAGACCACCTACGAGGTCGAGGACGACCGCTATCGGCGCGTGGCCGGTGGAACGGATGGTGAGGACGCAGCCGTCCACGTCCTGGTCAGCAACGAGGCCGACGACGTGCTCGTCCGCGAGGGACAGCGCGGGTGGACGATTCCACAGGGTCTGATCGAGAGCACCGAGACGCCGGAGGCCGCGGCGGAACGAATCGTCCAGGAGAACGCCGGCGTCGACTGTACCATCGAGGACGTCGACAGCGCGACCATCACTGGGTACCGCAACAGCGACGACCCGTCGGCGGAGACGGTCTACCAGCTGCGTATCGTGTTCACCGCAGATATCGACGACCCATCGCCCGCCGACACCGAGCAGGTCCGGTGGGACGACGAACCGTCGCTGGCCGAGATCGAGTCGGTCAGATAA
- a CDS encoding NAD(P)-dependent glycerol-1-phosphate dehydrogenase, whose amino-acid sequence MFDKTTWIRLPRNVVVGHGVLDQTIDAVTELHLSGTPLVVSSPTPYEVAGERVVAQFRDAGYDPAEMVIDEATFAAVQQVISHAEAVDAGFMIGVGGGKAIDITKMAADDLGLGFVSVPTAASHDGIVSGRGSVPEGDTRHSVAAEPPLAVVADTEILSQAPWRLTTAGCADIISNFTAVRDYELAHRLKNVPYSEYAGALAQMTAEMLVESADSIKKGLEESSWIVVKALVSSGVAMSIAGSSRPASGAEHLFSHQLDRIAPGSALHGHQVGVGAVMTEYLHTGPRGRWRDVRDALAAIGAPTTASELGIDDETVIEALTTAHEIRDRYTILGDGMSEEAAMEAATVTGVI is encoded by the coding sequence ATGTTCGACAAGACCACCTGGATTCGCCTGCCGCGAAACGTCGTGGTGGGCCACGGCGTCCTGGACCAGACCATCGACGCCGTCACCGAACTCCACCTCAGCGGAACGCCGCTGGTCGTCTCCTCGCCCACTCCCTACGAGGTGGCCGGCGAGCGGGTCGTCGCACAGTTCCGCGACGCGGGCTACGACCCCGCCGAGATGGTTATCGACGAAGCCACGTTCGCCGCCGTCCAGCAGGTCATCAGCCACGCCGAGGCGGTCGATGCGGGCTTCATGATCGGTGTCGGCGGCGGGAAGGCCATCGACATCACGAAGATGGCCGCCGACGACCTGGGCCTGGGCTTCGTCTCGGTGCCGACGGCGGCCAGCCACGACGGTATCGTCTCCGGCCGGGGGTCGGTCCCGGAGGGCGATACCCGCCACAGCGTCGCCGCCGAACCCCCGCTCGCCGTGGTCGCGGATACGGAGATTCTCTCGCAGGCCCCGTGGCGCCTCACGACGGCGGGGTGTGCCGACATCATCTCGAACTTCACCGCCGTCCGGGACTACGAGCTGGCCCACCGGCTGAAGAACGTCCCCTACTCCGAGTACGCCGGCGCGCTCGCACAGATGACCGCCGAGATGCTCGTCGAGAGCGCGGACTCCATCAAGAAAGGCCTCGAAGAGTCGTCCTGGATCGTGGTGAAGGCGCTGGTCTCCTCCGGCGTCGCGATGTCCATCGCGGGCTCGTCCCGGCCCGCGAGCGGAGCCGAACACCTCTTCTCACACCAGCTGGACCGCATCGCGCCGGGGTCTGCCCTGCACGGCCACCAGGTCGGCGTCGGCGCTGTCATGACCGAGTACCTCCACACCGGACCACGTGGCCGGTGGCGCGACGTCCGCGACGCGCTCGCCGCAATCGGCGCCCCGACGACGGCGTCAGAGCTGGGTATCGACGACGAGACCGTCATCGAGGCACTGACGACGGCCCACGAGATTCGGGACCGCTACACGATTCTCGGCGACGGGATGAGCGAGGAGGCGGCGATGGAGGCGGCGACGGTGACCGGCGTTATCTGA
- a CDS encoding S9 family peptidase, giving the protein MYEYDLERYLNVRSAYGASISSDGTLSFLMDTTGVGQVWTLDDPLGWPEQRTFFDEPVGFVDYAPERDELVFGMDEGGNERAQLYRLDSQNRITNLTAHPDAKHRWGGWRHDGEAFAFASNRRSEAVFDVYVQRRDVTGTDAELIFEGDGWLSVGGWSPDDTHLVVSEAYSSFDQDLYALDVESGDLTHLTPHEGDVRYLSASWAPDGESLYLVTDEGSDRLYLARLGLDGTLETVREDGEWNIDGVALDHDTGRIAFSRNVDGYNELTIGELTGPATIDAFPTPDLPGGLAGGVAWGPDAERFALSVTGRTVNTNLFVVETETGAAERWTAASTAGIPQETFVEPEVVRFESFDGREIPALFSLPSDVPEDGDTPVIVDIHGGPESQRRPSFAGLTQYFLSRGYAVFEPNVRGSTGYGKAYTHLDDVEKRMDSVKDLRAGVDWLHAHPAVDDDRIVAMGGSYGGFMVLAALTEYPDLWAAGVDVVGIANFVTFLENTGEWRRELREAEYGSLDEDREFLESISPLNNADRITAPLFVLHGANDPRVPVGEAEQIAAEAESHGVPVERLIFENEGHGISKRENRIEAYSRVVAFLDEHV; this is encoded by the coding sequence GTGTACGAGTACGACCTCGAACGCTACCTGAACGTCCGCAGCGCCTACGGGGCCTCCATCTCGTCGGACGGGACGCTGTCGTTCCTGATGGACACGACCGGCGTGGGCCAGGTCTGGACGCTCGACGACCCGCTCGGGTGGCCCGAACAGCGGACCTTCTTCGACGAACCGGTCGGGTTCGTCGACTACGCCCCCGAGCGCGACGAACTCGTCTTCGGCATGGACGAGGGTGGCAACGAGCGCGCCCAGCTGTACCGCCTCGACAGCCAGAACCGAATCACGAACCTCACCGCCCACCCCGACGCGAAACACCGCTGGGGCGGCTGGCGACACGACGGGGAGGCCTTCGCCTTCGCCTCGAACCGCCGGAGTGAAGCCGTCTTCGACGTCTACGTCCAGCGCCGCGACGTGACAGGGACCGACGCCGAACTGATTTTCGAGGGTGACGGCTGGCTCTCTGTCGGCGGGTGGTCGCCCGACGACACCCACCTCGTCGTGAGCGAGGCGTACTCCAGTTTCGACCAGGACCTCTACGCCCTCGACGTCGAAAGTGGCGACCTGACCCACCTCACCCCACACGAGGGGGACGTCCGCTACCTCAGCGCGTCGTGGGCCCCCGACGGCGAGAGTCTCTACCTGGTCACCGACGAGGGGAGCGACCGGCTGTATCTCGCCCGACTCGGCCTCGATGGGACGCTGGAGACGGTCCGCGAGGACGGCGAGTGGAACATCGACGGCGTCGCACTGGACCACGACACGGGGCGCATCGCCTTCTCGCGCAACGTCGACGGCTACAACGAGCTGACCATCGGTGAACTGACCGGGCCGGCGACTATCGACGCCTTCCCCACGCCGGACCTGCCGGGCGGGCTGGCCGGCGGCGTCGCGTGGGGCCCGGACGCCGAGCGGTTCGCGCTCAGCGTCACGGGCCGGACGGTGAACACGAACCTCTTCGTGGTCGAGACGGAGACCGGCGCGGCCGAGCGCTGGACGGCCGCCTCGACGGCCGGCATCCCACAGGAGACGTTCGTCGAACCCGAGGTGGTCCGCTTCGAGTCGTTCGACGGCCGCGAGATTCCCGCGCTGTTCTCGCTCCCGAGCGACGTCCCCGAGGACGGGGACACGCCGGTCATCGTCGACATCCACGGCGGTCCCGAGAGCCAGCGCCGGCCCTCCTTCGCGGGACTGACTCAGTACTTCCTCTCGCGTGGCTACGCCGTCTTCGAGCCGAACGTCCGCGGGTCGACCGGCTACGGGAAGGCCTACACCCACCTGGACGACGTCGAGAAGCGGATGGACTCGGTGAAGGACCTCCGGGCCGGCGTCGACTGGTTGCACGCTCACCCGGCGGTCGACGACGACCGAATCGTCGCAATGGGCGGGTCCTACGGCGGGTTCATGGTCCTCGCGGCGCTCACCGAGTACCCGGACCTGTGGGCGGCCGGCGTCGACGTCGTCGGCATCGCGAACTTCGTCACCTTCCTCGAGAACACCGGCGAGTGGCGCCGGGAACTCCGCGAGGCCGAGTACGGGTCGCTCGACGAGGACCGCGAGTTCCTCGAGTCCATCTCGCCGCTCAACAACGCCGACCGCATCACGGCACCCCTATTCGTCCTCCACGGCGCGAACGACCCCCGCGTTCCGGTCGGCGAAGCCGAACAGATCGCCGCGGAAGCCGAGTCGCACGGCGTCCCGGTCGAGAGACTCATCTTCGAGAACGAGGGACACGGTATCAGCAAGCGCGAGAACCGCATCGAAGCCTACTCGCGCGTCGTGGCGTTCCTGGACGAGCACGTCTGA
- a CDS encoding glycosyltransferase, protein MRIAVVAMETSHYRETTGRERVERVATDLAEAGHDVSVFCSQWWGGYDSRFTPGSVTYRAVTVSPTVPSFCTRLPALLARFRPDVVYAIPEPPSVVLAASAGGTLARAPLVVDWFGDESLPEGRATKSALKKPDCLVTPSELVRTTLRERGASDDRTTVLPESIDMDLVREVEPADTVDVVYAHPLDESANINALFLGLAELRQKDWSATVIGDGPEREAYEQEAADLRIDDRVEFVGACDREQRVSIYKGAHVFVQTAFREYFATDLLWAMACGCLGIVEYQAESSAHELIEQRDRAFRVTNPQEIAARIVDSADFERKHVDESWAEFDHDAVREEYEALFDRLVDEYGFF, encoded by the coding sequence ATGCGAATCGCGGTCGTCGCCATGGAGACGAGTCACTACCGGGAGACGACCGGCCGCGAGCGCGTCGAACGGGTCGCAACCGACCTCGCCGAGGCGGGCCACGACGTCTCCGTCTTCTGTTCGCAGTGGTGGGGCGGCTACGACAGCCGGTTCACGCCCGGGTCAGTGACCTACCGGGCGGTCACCGTCTCGCCGACCGTGCCGTCGTTCTGTACGCGCCTGCCCGCGTTGCTGGCCCGGTTTCGCCCCGACGTCGTCTACGCGATCCCGGAACCGCCCTCCGTCGTGCTGGCCGCCAGTGCCGGTGGCACTCTCGCCAGGGCACCCCTCGTCGTCGACTGGTTCGGCGACGAGTCCCTGCCCGAGGGCCGGGCGACGAAGTCCGCACTCAAGAAACCGGACTGCCTCGTCACGCCCTCGGAGCTCGTCCGGACCACGCTCCGGGAACGCGGGGCGTCCGACGACCGGACGACCGTGCTGCCCGAGAGCATCGACATGGACCTCGTGCGCGAGGTCGAACCAGCCGACACGGTCGACGTCGTCTACGCCCACCCGCTGGACGAGAGCGCCAACATCAACGCGCTCTTCCTCGGACTGGCGGAACTCCGACAGAAGGACTGGTCGGCGACGGTCATCGGCGACGGCCCCGAACGCGAGGCGTACGAACAGGAGGCTGCGGACCTCCGCATCGACGACCGCGTCGAGTTCGTCGGGGCGTGTGACCGCGAACAGCGCGTCTCCATCTACAAGGGGGCTCACGTCTTCGTCCAGACGGCCTTCCGGGAGTACTTCGCCACCGACCTGCTGTGGGCGATGGCCTGTGGCTGTCTCGGCATCGTCGAGTACCAGGCCGAGTCCAGCGCCCACGAACTCATCGAACAGCGCGACCGGGCCTTCCGGGTCACGAACCCACAGGAGATCGCCGCCCGTATCGTCGACTCGGCCGACTTCGAGCGCAAGCACGTCGACGAATCGTGGGCCGAGTTCGACCACGACGCCGTCCGAGAGGAGTACGAAGCCCTGTTCGACCGGCTCGTCGACGAGTACGGGTTCTTCTGA